Within Sorghum bicolor cultivar BTx623 chromosome 2, Sorghum_bicolor_NCBIv3, whole genome shotgun sequence, the genomic segment TGGTTGGTCTTGGGAGTCAAGGCTAGGGTCGTGTGACCCATTTCACAGTGGGTGGGGCCGTACGCCCATCTTATTAGTTTGGCATTGGACGTGCCATACCAGACGTAATTGCCTTATAGTGTTGCCCTGACATGCCATAACAAAGATGGATAATTTATAAATTAGTAGGGGGTATTTTAAATTATCTTTTATAAATTATAATGATAGATGTAGATAATTTAGATACAAAGTTAGATGATTATTTTAAATTATCTTTTATAATGGAAGATGGTTAATTTAGATGCAATGTTATGGGGTTATTTTAAATTATGTTTTATAATTGTAAGAGTATGCAATCTAGATGCAAATTTAAGGGTTTATTTTAAATTATCTTTCATCTAATTTTAATATAAAATTAGGGGGTTATTTTGAATTATCTTATGTAATGACAGATTTGGGTAATTTAGATGCAAAATTAAGATGTTTATGTATTTTTCATAATGTCAAAGGtgagtaattagtttttataaaTTACAATAGATCTAATGATATTATCGATGATGATGTTTCGGGCCTACAAAATTAAAGGTTAGATGTTTATGATTATTGCAAGAATTTtgtgttttatatttttttctagctCCTCTAGTGGGAATTAACATTTTGCTTTTATTTAGGTCTCTAATTAGTAATAGTAAGATTCATGTTTAATATTTTCCCAAAATAAACTGAAACTTAATAGATACCTATATTGCTAGGATAATCCCAATGCTAGAAATCTTGTCTACTAATTTATTTAGACACTAAACATAAAAACTATATTCTCAGTAGATAGTTTCTATAGGATATATTTTGTCTAACCACTGTGTATATATTTTTCCATCATCCGTCTATAACATCTCTTAATGTTGGCTCTTGCGTACACATGGTTTCTTATCTAACATCGGTCTTGTCATTCGTATTTAATAGACTATGTATATAGGTATTTTTGGTGATATGCCAATGTTTTTAAGAAAAGAATGACAAAGTGAGTTTTATGAGGTTAAAACTTTCTGGGCACATTACTCACTCTCTATGAGTTACGAATTAAAAAGTATATAAAAAGGATAGTAGCAGTGTTTGAACAGTTGCAGCAACAGTTTTGAACAGTATCTAAAAAGCACCATAAATATTCGCAAAGAAGAAAATAAACAAGACCATAAATAGTAGCAGTGTCTCAGAGTCGTGGAATCTTTCAAATCTTATTATTCATATATCTAGTAAGACTGGAATTCTCCTTGATTGTAGATGGACTTGAGTAGTTCCTCGGTCTCACGGACGCCACAATGAAACCGCAGGTGGAAGCACGCCTTTGAGGAAGGAGTAGAAGAGAACCAGTGATCTCTTAGGCTGAAAACTTGGCACCAGGTGACCAGATCCCCTCACGGAGGCAAACGTGAATCCTCCCTCGTATTGTTGAATGTAGCCTCCAACCTGTGTATACAAACCATCAAAGTTTAGCACATATAAATAATCCTATCGCATCTTCTTCTTCGAAGCTGAGTTCGTCCGTGTATTACCTCATTGGCAGGAGTGTACCACGGGCGCCATGGCTTTGTGACGGCAAGATCGAGGTCCTTGATGGAGTACCTCGTTGCAGTAATTGGGCACTTGTCATCCATATCGCCACTGCCAACGAGTTATCCATGATGATTATTAACAGTAAAAAAATTACCAGTTGATTCTTAATTGAGTAAAGTCCACTactggtccctaaacttgtgctgtcgtgtcatcccggttcctaaactcacaaatcgattgtttaggtcctcaaacttgttcatctGTATCATCTCgctccctaaacttgttcaattgtgtcatcccggtccctaaacttagaaatcatcCGTTTAGATCCTCAAAGTTGTTTagttgtgtcatctcggtccctaagcttggttttgaatctcatctgagtcaaaacaaagcgatctaacaactctatatcaaaaaataattcataactttttcgtatgaactcaaatgaagacaaattttataccaaagttatagtcctcagcacaatctacaacttcgtagttgaaaagttttttatttgaagtcgtttagtgttataaaatttaattttaaattttaaaatctataaacttataaaaaatattttgggaacctaaacgattttaatttaaaaacttttcaactgcaaagttgtagatcatgttgctgcctacaattttgatataaagtttatcttcatttgagttcatatgaaaaagttatgaattatttttcaatatagagtttttagattcatcctgttttgacccagataagacttaaaaataagtttagggaccgggatgacacaactgaacaagtttgaggatctatatgggagatttttaagtttagggaccaggatgacacaaccgaacaagtttagatacctaaacggtcattttgcgagtttaaggaccgggatgacacatccgaacaagtttagggaccgctgATGGACTTTACTCTTCTTAATTTGTTCTTTCCTTTGTTGGAGTTTGTATTGTTGGCACAAGTACGGAAGATCAATGGGGATGGTAATTACCTGTACACCCAAACTCTTAATCCGGTGTCGATAAGCCATGAGAGCGTTGGCACCATTGTTAACGGGGCGTCATTCCAAGGTAATCCCCTGAACCAATGACAAAAAAAAGGATTTCAGGTCAGAATAACCAAATGGATTTGCCAAGAGCAAACAGTATGTCAGGGCATGCAGTTGCCACTACTTACGCACAGATTGACCAGTCGGTATTGAGCCGAGCATGGATTGCCTTCTGCACCTCAGGGGAATTCAAGTAGACCTCGACGTAGTTGCCTATGCACGGATCGTAGCCAGATAACTGTCATAATTATACACATCGGTATAATTCATCAATCAGAAGTGCCTGCTGGATTCTGCTCCTTTTATTAAGGAACTTTTCTTCGAACAATAAGGATCAAAGAATTTGATAGAATAATAACCCATGTGTTTAGATGCACgtacatgtatccacctctcaATGCACACTAACCCACACCAACACAGATTGAGGTAGATACATGTGCATCCAAATAAGTCTTTAACAAACTTTTCTTCGAACAATAAGGATTAAATCATTTGATATGAATAATAAATACTTACATAGCTACTGGAGTAGCTCGTCCCGTTGGGCGCCTGGATGCAAATTGGAGCATAAATGTTGTACTGGTCGATGTTACCGGCGGTATTTATGAAGTTCTTCCCGAAGTTGAACGGTGACCTGGCCTCCTCGCAACAAGTGCCATCGGACGGTCCGAAGCTGCAGTGCTCGGTAATGTTGGCCCACATCTCGTCGGACATCACCCCATGGTTCCACAAGAACTCGAGAGAGCCCTTGTCgttcttgtaataatcaagataCGGGTTGCCAACCTGAAACCGACCGAGGAGAAACCAACACGACTACCTACTAGTTAGCCATATCGTGCTTATTAGCCGTGCGTAACTGCAAGTGAAGTTATTAACTGCCATGGCGCCGCTCGACTTACGAAGATCCCCTTGAGGTTCGTCGGGTTCTTTCCGGTGAGTTCGCGGACGGCCACGATGACGGCGGCCAGCTCCGGGATGTAGTGGCCGGCGTAGCTCTCACCGGCGATGTAGAAGTCCCGGCCCTTGTACTCGGGGAACCGCTCGAGCCAGTTGAGTATGAAGTTGTACGAGTCCATTGCCGTCCTCTTGTCACCACTCTTGTCGTAGTCCGACGACGTGTTGGAGTAGGAGAACCCGACTCCGGCCGGCGACT encodes:
- the LOC8063717 gene encoding serine carboxypeptidase II-3 → MHACMHFPFGVRPGCSSLGAGAMAELGPFRVNPDGKTLSRNRHSWNNVANVIFLESPAGVGFSYSNTSSDYDKSGDKRTAMDSYNFILNWLERFPEYKGRDFYIAGESYAGHYIPELAAVIVAVRELTGKNPTNLKGIFVGNPYLDYYKNDKGSLEFLWNHGVMSDEMWANITEHCSFGPSDGTCCEEARSPFNFGKNFINTAGNIDQYNIYAPICIQAPNGTSYSSSYLSGYDPCIGNYVEVYLNSPEVQKAIHARLNTDWSICAGLPWNDAPLTMVPTLSWLIDTGLRVWVYSGDMDDKCPITATRYSIKDLDLAVTKPWRPWYTPANEVGGYIQQYEGGFTFASVRGSGHLVPSFQPKRSLVLFYSFLKGVLPPAVSLWRP